The Biomphalaria glabrata chromosome 13, xgBioGlab47.1, whole genome shotgun sequence sequence AGGCCCTGAAACTGGCCTGCCAACGGCCTCTCATAATCTCGGAACAGACAAAGCGGGTGCGCCAGTTCAGTGGTAGGGGCACTGCCGATGAGCCAACGGCCGAGGACTTTGCAAGGGAAATAAGAGAGGCATGGGAGCTCAGGCCTTATTCTGCACAGGAAAAGGTGGCAGTCATTATGAGCAATGTCAGCGGCCCCGCCAGGAAGGAGCTCGATTTGCAGACCTCAAAGACAAAGAGTGACCCAGAAGCCTTGTTGGAAACCCTCCTTGAGGCGTTTGCCCAGACTATGCCAGTGCGAGAAGCTGAGGTGGTCTTCCTGAGATCACGTCAACAGATAGCAGAGTCCCTTCGAGACTTCTCACACCGGCTCTTCTGCGAACACTCGGTGGCGGTAAGCCAACAAAGGCGGGAGAGAGTTGAGTGCTTCAGCGAGGCAAGGCTGAGGGATCAATTCGTCCACGGGCTGAACGACTCTGCACTACGTAGGGAACTGCTGAGACTGGTGGAGGAGGAACCAGCAATAACATTCATTGCAGTTAGAAACCAGGCCCTCAAATGGGAAAGCCAGGACCGAGGAAACTCCCAACTACAAAACCAGTGGTGTGAACTGGTAAGTTCCCAATTGAACAGGTTTGGGGAGTTATTGGAGGCTTTACAGCACACTCCACAAGCAAATGGGCAGAGCAGCCCATACCAAGTTCAGTGGGCAGTTAACCGCCCCACAGCACCTGCAGGACTGATTTGGGCGCAAACAAGTAGGGGATTCTTCCCATATGCTGAGGATGGAGCACCAGTCTGCATCAACTGCTGGAAGTCTGGACATGTGGCGAATCAATGTCTGGAATTGTCACAACCTGAAACTCTGATTCACTCAAGTGCTATTGGTTGTTCTGTCAATGGTCTATTGCCCCCTGTTTCAGAAAATCCACCCACAATACCTAAAAGGCAGAAGTTAGGAAAATGGTGTAATTTTCACAACAGCCgctcacacaatttgtatgaatgCAGATCACAGCCAATCCACACAATTGCTGCCCTTTTTCCTGGATACACAAACAACCCATCTTCATCTGGACGTAATCCGCAAGTTGAAGAGGAAGTGCTAATCAATGGACGTAGGGCTAAATGTCTATTAGACTCTGGCTGCTCTTTTGATGCTATTGTCAGTAGATCTTTTGTAAGACCTGAAGACATTATGGATGTATCAGTGACCCTTCAATCTCTTGACTTAGACATCCCACCCAAAACAGTA is a genomic window containing:
- the LOC129922505 gene encoding uncharacterized protein LOC129922505, translated to MENRTKHNAVDWGEVGPLGSEGEPEGGAGVDQTEVAALRAQLEALKLACQRPLIISEQTKRVRQFSGRGTADEPTAEDFAREIREAWELRPYSAQEKVAVIMSNVSGPARKELDLQTSKTKSDPEALLETLLEAFAQTMPVREAEVVFLRSRQQIAESLRDFSHRLFCEHSVAVSQQRRERVECFSEARLRDQFVHGLNDSALRRELLRLVEEEPAITFIAVRNQALKWESQDRGNSQLQNQWCELVSSQLNRFGELLEALQHTPQANGQSSPYQVQWAVNRPTAPAGLIWAQTSRGFFPYAEDGAPVCINCWKSGHVANQCLELSQPETLIHSSAIGCSVNGLLPPVSENPPTIPKRQKLGKWCNFHNSRSHNLYECRSQPIHTIAALFPGYTNNPSSSGRNPQVEEEVLINGRRAKCLLDSGCSFDAIVSRSFVRPEDIMDVSVTLQSLDLDIPPKTVPLAKVHVKSRFVHSTITAAVLESSLYDIVLGSRFIKLEIPQNSTIKLPSVHLTASSRQGVRDTQDVFKSKHTIRDMMPSHLPINVSSQCREALQVARETVKSHPSELVSRSKLAISPQVNQVGQRANKQARRIHTRGASHLTQPGSTSRDGKFEACQSCKSRIDKFCRPYSFRRNKQCHQQQRLFGSPLTTALPSGSQTSMTDFSVLDYQMESPQHQLHSSYKEKPDRPPCRIQGSSTLQSGNIYGVQENGCSEKKQLFLFPETY